From a region of the Alnus glutinosa chromosome 1, dhAlnGlut1.1, whole genome shotgun sequence genome:
- the LOC133868576 gene encoding extracellular ribonuclease LE-like: protein MKSNFAIFIKLLFVQCLAIGCVSQGFDFFYFVQQWPGSYCDTKQSCCYPTTGKPETDFGIHGLWPNYNDGSYPSNCDPDSPFHQSEISDLISRMQTSWPSLACPSSNGSAFWSHEWEKHGTCSESDLDQHGYFEAALSLKDKVDLLQILKSSGIQADGRSYSKSSISEAIRGATGYAPGIECNVDASGNSQLYQIYLCVDTSGSNLIKCPVLPNGRCSSIVDFPSF from the exons atgaaatcCAATTTTGCAATCTTCATCAAGCTGTTATTTGTACAATGTCTAGCAATTGGTTGTGTTTCACAGGGTTTCGATTTCTTCTACTTCGTACAACAG TGGCCAGGATCATACTGCGACACAAAACAAAGTTGTTGCTATCCAACAACTGGAAAACCCGAAACAGATTTCGGCATTCATGGGCTTTGGCCTAACTACAACGACGGCTCGTACCCGTCCAACTGCGATCCTGACAGCCCTTTCCATCAATCCGAG ATTTCAGACCTGATCAGCAGAATGCAAACAAGTTGGCCATCGCTAGCCTGCCCAAGCAGCAATGGTTCGGCATTTTGGTCACACGAGTGGGAGAAACATGGGACCTGCTCCGAGTCAGACCTTGACCAGCATGGATACTTTGAAGCTGCTCTGAGCCTCAAAGACAAAGTAGACCTCCTCCAAATTCTCAAAAGTTCAG GAATCCAAGCAGACGGGAGATCTTACAGCAAAAGTAGCATAAGTGAAGCTATAAGAGGAGCAACTGGGTATGCTCCTGGGATAGAATGTAATGTTGATGCATCGGGAAATAGCCAGCTTTACCAGATTTATCTTTGTGTAGACACGTCTGGGTCCAACCTCATCAAATGTCCGGTTCTACCAAATGGGAGATGTTCCTCCATTGTTGACTTCCCTTCCTTCTAA
- the LOC133858594 gene encoding ribonuclease 1-like, whose product MKSHSSILLIKLLILEYLSLLCVSQDFDFFYFVQQWPASYCDTQKSCCYPTTGKPAPDFGIHGLWPNYKDGSYPSNCDPDSPFNQSEISDLRSSMQKSWPSLACPSSNSIGFWTHEWEKHGTCSESVLDQHGYFEAALNLKKKANLLQALRNAGIQPDGKLYSLESIKGAIEEAIGYTPWIECNVDVSGNSQLYQIYLCVDTSGSDIIECPVFPKGKCDSEIEFSSF is encoded by the exons ATGAAGTCGCACTCTTCAATCTTGCTGATCAAGCTTCTGATACTAGAATATCTCTCGCTTCTCTGTGTTTCTCAGGATTTCGATTTTTTCTACTTTGTTCAACAG TGGCCAGCATCATACTGTGACACACAAAAAAGTTGTTGCTACCCAACGACCGGGAAACCTGCACCTGATTTTGGCATTCACGGGCTTTGGCCTAATTACAAGGATGGCTCTTACCCTTCAAACTGTGATCCTGACAGCCCCTTCAATCAATCTGAG ATATCAGACCTCAGAAGCAGTATGCAAAAGAGTTGGCCATCGCTGGCCTGCCCTAGCAGCAACAGCATAGGGTTCTGGACCCACGAGTGGGAGAAACATGGGACATGCTCAGAGTCTGTACTCGACCAACATGGATACTTCGAAGCAGCTCTCAACCTAAAAAAGAAGGCAAACCTCCTCCAAGCTCTTCGAAACGCAG gAATACAACCAGATGGGAAACTTTACAGCCTAGAGAGCATCAAGGGAGCGATAGAAGAAGCAATAGGCTATACTCCATGGATAGAGTGCAATGTGGATGTTTCGGGCAACAGTCAGCTTTACCAGATCTACCTATGTGTGGATACTTCAGGGTCCGACATCATCGAATGTCCTGTGTTTCCAAAGGGGAAATGCGATTCAGAGATTGAGTTCTCTTCCTTTTGA